Within the Amyelois transitella isolate CPQ chromosome 3, ilAmyTran1.1, whole genome shotgun sequence genome, the region ATAGTCTACTTCTACCTGcaaataatgtaagtacaatGAAATAATCAAAGGCACCGTGCATGTTTCAGTTGGACTCTttgatgtaaaatattttactttctgAATTCGAATTCTGTCTGAATCCTAAGGAAAAAGTAGTGATGTGATATACGTAAACAATTATACAAAGATACCTACAAATATGCATGCGTATTTGTGACGCAACGATAATGTCTGCGTAGATCTAAAACATAAGGTTACGATTTCGAATCTCAGCCAGGGCATAATGAAAAActgaactttttctaattgtcAACGTTTCTATGTTAATCTTACATTCTTACTTAAATGCATATATTTACTAATAATCGAACTTGGCGCCTCCAGTGAGACATTAGCTGGCCCATAGAGGCATGTGTAAGgcgtgccatgtggttcccggccttAAGAATAGAAACGCTCCATACATAAGGAAATGGCTAATAAAATTgacattctttttgtaggcgatgggctagcaacctgtcattatttcaatttaaattccaCAATTAAGACATACAGTGGAACGTAAATTATTTCAGGCTATTCAAGACCATTGGAACTgacttccccgcaagggaataatatgtatatttgtattcgTGTAAGGCTTCAGAGCTCGTCAAATATTTTGTCACATGATTTCCAATTCCGTCACTGTGAGCTATCATATGCTGCAAATCGATTCACTTTGTGTCTATGTCAGCGGGCAGATTGATGAAAACAATAGGAGATACGTTGTCTGCCTGTTCGCGATGGTATCCACTGCTTTTATTGGATTTTGTATCGAAAGTTTATAGTGTAgcatacattaaatacatatatagaggTACCTACTGCTATGTACAATtctacataaacataaaagtCTTTTTGATATAATCACAAATTATTTAGCAATGTCATATAATATCTGAATAGAACTAGTAGAAACAAGAAAGGAAAAAGGACGGAGGTGGAATAGTCATTtaacctatatattttatgtggtCCATATTAGtcagattaaaattaaaaaataaaataacttatctATAACTACAAAAtctatgttatttaaattttttgatgaTAATAACTAGATTAGAAAACGACCGCGTCTATAATTTTCGTTCCCGAGGGAATATCTGGTTTGTCTTAGTCACAAACGGCATCTGTATGCCAAATTTCACGAGTTGCTGACTACTCGGTTACAAAATAAtgtcagtaaaattttttttaaattgaaatccGTCAATTCTTTATGCAAGAATTACGTACGGTACGGTTCGAAGGCAACTCAATTTTAGATTCAGCAGTTTAGGCTGTGTATTATATTCATGTGGCCAGAGTCAAGGCCTTGGTACATCTAATTCTTAAGTGACGTGGTAAAtggatatattatttttattcctagGTACGTCCATCTCCTTCATGCGGATTTGAAGAGCAAAATAGTGCGGTTGGGGAGGATGCTGAGCGCACACGCATGTAAAATATTGCCGTAGCACTCTTTGGGCCCGTActggaataaaatttaactacaCCATCAACCAAATCTGTCTTAAAAATGCATGCACATTCATTATAGGTACGTTTAACGAAATCTTACAATAccaatgttataattttgctatcaaaataattgttaactaataattttcaaagttaGAATAAGGAATCGCGTAAGGTTTTTTTCAATATGCGAATGTGCGTTATAAATTCTGCGACAATTTTAACATTGCTCCCTCGCAACATTTGAAATACAGAGACTTTTAAGTTATTAGgcttttattatgaataacaTAGTTATCGTATTTTTAacgttatatacatactatacATTTTAGCTCAGTGGTTCTATGTACAAATGTAAGGTACGAAGATtgatagaaaattattatgttcgTAGGCCTCGTAGCTATCGTAACCACTTGCTACGAGGAGCTTTTATATAGAAGGCACGAATACCCCAATGCCTACATTAGGTTGAGAAAGTTCTTACTCGaagaatttaaaatcaaaatagatATTAATCAATGTATCTTACATACTCGTTGtagatttatataattagtttAATGTAAGTGTGATTTTCCGTAAGGGTAAGTGTGAATAAACAGATACGAGCTTAGTACATTGATCACTTTTTTTACTGATTTTCTTCGAAATGTCACTGTGGACAGAAAACCTCGTAAAATAACTTGACTTCTATTGCTTCATTTTTTTAGTTCCGATTCGACTTTTCattctgaaaatattattatgaaaataaaaaaaaaaacgaccaAACGTTCCGAAAAAAGATAGTAAGTGCCAATGCGCTTGGCTCATCTCGaaggaattttttatttttcagttttcttTCTCATGGTTTACACTTTTGATCATGATTGTCAGAGTTTTTGCATATCAATGAAtagttattacattttaatatcacaTATGTCTTTTAAACAGGTATACTCCTGATCTTCTCATGCCTGAATGTTGTGGGCTTGCTCGTTCGTATTACTGTTTGTTTCGAACTTAACAATATGAAGTTAATAATCTGaatcataaaataagtattttattatttgtatgaaaataaattatggaaATAAGTAgcgtacctatataaatacagggtgacattttaaacaactgcttccttttaaacatagactatacccatgcttctgagccgtttgagcctatttttatctaaattaaacgtcatcattttcacatttaaaaaaccctcaaaaaatacgtcacacgctttaatacagaccaatactacaaaaagaaattaaaactaaacatgtaaataaatgtctgaaaaattaattatttttctagtatcaagatcaagtaaagtacagagttgtcgagattgctcagctgaatgaattgtgtcttTGACCTCTAAATCTTCctcgtcgcttttccgccggccggggtgatatgacgtatttaggatcgtggattttgatacttttatttttttcgtactttctgaaatatgaaccgataattttcttttaacgtttttaaatatcctttagatgagtacacttaacagttaaatttatgcagtcgaattaaaagtcatcttgtatatataacattttaagttATGAACAAAACTACAAAACTCGTCATTGCCgaatttattatgttacatttaattttgagaTGAGTTTTGTTTGATAGgcagagatatttttttttcaattttttttattttatttctattttattaaagaaactatttatattaataatataaaaaatataaatttatttcataaattaatttacaaagatgatttgaaataaaactcaCTACACTCGgaagaatgttttttttatagtactTCGTtacaaatgataaaatatgaaaaaaatatgttattcatTATAGTAAACCTTTGTAATCGGTTTAAAAAAAGACCattttttctataaagaatttattgatTGCAAACTTCTGGCGGATCTTTGAAGGCAGCGCAGACGTCTTGCATCAATGTGCCGTTCTGCAGCCATTCGACTCCGTTGATAAGCACGTATGGCACATAATTAAAGTTGGCCTTGTGACTTTCTTCTCCATAATACTTGAGCAATTGACCTCCTTCTTTACCCTTGGCACATTGGAGTATTTGACTTTTGTCTATATTCATTTCATCTGCGcactgaaatttaaaatattggcgAGTTATAGTAAGTCCATTCTCAAATACTCGAATTTTTCCAAATGATCAATGATCGGTAATGTACTAATCGATACAATTAAAACATTTGATTATATTATGGTAAGAAAAGACACATGTGGCGTTTTAGCGTTAgctttataaagttttgcgtTTTTCGTACAAGCgagcaaaatattttataaaggtagtaatattttatttcagtgtCAGCATCATGAGTCTATGAGTGTGTCAAATTTTGTGTCGGAGggtgtatatatgctccaaacCGTGATAtgtttgcttgcgcgattttgCATACGGACATAGGCTTGGTGGCGTGTGACATTTGAAATGTCGCCATTGACTCTTGGCTGCtattagttacatacatacatatggttccgtctatatcccttgcggggtagacagagccaacagtcttgaaaagacggaatgaccacgttcagctatttggcttaattatagaattgagatgtaaatagtgacaggttgctagcccatcgcctaaaaaagaatcccaagtttgtaagcctatcccttagtcgccttttacgacatccatgggaaagagatggagtggtcctattcttttttgtattggtgccaaagccgggaatcacacggcaactTAGTTAAACGCATCGTATTGTCACTGTGATTGGTTTGATGGCGAGTGACGTTTGGGAAGTCACCACAGTGAGCAATCAAATAGGCCGCGATAGGATTCAGATACCTTAACATTCGACCACCGAAGCCTGTTTTTCTAGAGAATATAAGAATAATCACCTTCAGTACTGCCGCATCATCCGACCCTCTAGTCTTGTCATTTGTCTccatcatacatatattgaagTTCAAAGCGTCAGTATGGTTTGTAATATGTTTAAGACTGCATGCATGTAATTTATTTCCGTAACACTCTTTAGGTCCATGTTGACATTTAAATTCTATACTTCCATTTGTCTCGATTgtctaaaacaaaagaaaatatttctaattatCTGCtgcattttttatcaaaataaaatcctaTATATTGTACGCCTGATTATGTCTGATATGATATTACGAAAACTTAcattttatactatttaagttttaatgtgAGAGAGTTACCTGAGCATTTCCGTACGGGTAAGTTTTAATGTTTAGGTAAGGGCTTAAAGTATTAACGACATTCTTGAATTGAGTGCTCTCTAATTGTATGCAATATGGACATAGAGTTTCATAGTAAAGTTGGAGATCCACAGTTTCTGTTCGCTCGTCATTCTGAaaacgttaaaaatattttataatgctAGTTTATTCCTATAATTCCCATTACTTCATAcctacgtctatatctcttaatCAATTGTGGAAAATCCCTCAAAATgtatcattttatatattagtacttttactacaaaatataatacggATGCATAccttatttttcataaaatatatatcttgaGGGCTAATAGGTTTCTCTTCCATTCTGAGAATTGTAAACCAACCTGAAAACATTATTGTTCTCGTAAAGTGATGTgtgatgtttttttaataatacccAGCCTAGTATTATTATTCCAATGTCTAAcccaaattatttcaaaatttgatgaaaaatctgtgtatagtttttgcgtaaaagatAACAAACACGCATCCttgcaaactttcgcatttatgataATCGTAGAATAAAAGCTGATAAGAATCCTTATTCTTAGGCTCTATCCGCATCTTATAAATCTATATAGGAAGTTGGACAAATCACAAGGGTTCTTGAACTTCAACCTGCACTCGTTTTAAAGTGCAATATTAAGTACAgctttgatataaataatatgaatataatCTTGACGAATCACGCAGATTGAGCAAGTCTGAAACATGAGTTGTGGGATTCTCAAAATCAACGATAATAAACATTTGTACTCGTATGACATCCAAGATTTAGACCAAAGAGAAAAAGTTGGTTTTTCAACATGTCCTGATCGAGATTCGAATCCACTGCGTTACAGAGGCCGACAAGATATGCTTTTCTCTGTCAGAGTATTCCGTACATTCTTTTTATGAGAAGGTGCAAttgatttttatctttaattgaattgataattatttttaatctgaaattaggtaatatatacatacagaccATAATTCGCTGCGGTGGCTTGATTGAAATTACACATGAAAGAAACTAAAAGTGAACTATAGACGAAAGTAGGAATACCGATCATTGTAAAAAGATATCGACCACAACGTTTATCAAACACTGCTCCCACTGGACTGACGATAAGCGTACAGAAGTAATGTGATttgtattctattatttatgtcaaaagtAACATACTTTAATGATAAGAAACAAATAACTGCAAATAACTATTTGAAACCCGCAAGCCGTTATGACCATTTAATAATCTACCAGGGCTTCTCAAACTAGAGGCATGTAGATaagtttattgattttatcacAATACTtggaaatacctacttacgttACAAACCTTTggactaaattaaataaccggaaaattattcataaaacagtttttcttcttttgttagtcatttaatcatatttttcttgACTTGCTTCtcgttttttaattgattacgAATACCTCAGTTTGAATAACTCTTTTCTCCGTCATGCGTACCAAGGTTTTATATATCGTTGAAGTAGAGCAGAACAAATTTTGATGATTAATTTacgatttataatttttatcagaAGATCTTGTGTCCCATTGCATATGAGTACCTAagtgattataaaaattgacTGGTGTCTAAAAGACAAAAGatacttataacaaaaaaatgaaagtagAACGTCCCATTTCTACATGTTTATGCTAATAGActaaattcattattacatatttcGAATTTGTAAGTATGTTACCATCTGCTACAGTCACCCTGAGTGGGATAATGTTACATTAATTTTGGTAATTATAAGACTTAGGCGTGTCTCTCTACATTcgaaattgtaattaaaacgTGTCGGAATTTCCAGAGCTTCTATCTTATTTGTTTTGTCGACTATCCATTTCTAAAGAtactaaaataaaggtaatcTTGAATTAACAAtcataaaatttcttttaaaaaatacactactgaaatagttaatagaaaatataaatgtggTAAGAGTACTTTTATAGGTATCTCTCTTATTGACAATAAAAAGACGTAAGTAAGATTGTttaggtacctttattttaatatcttacagagctaatatgtatgtatttctgaCTGGCTTTAGAATTTTACCTGTAAATAATACTCGAATAGATAAAatgatgaatttgaaaaaaaatgaagttGATTTGGTACATCGGTTTATGCAATTGCGCGGCATTGTCTTACACTTACGAATATTGCCCatcaatttatgtaaataaataggtctttattttcataaattgatTATGTTATGATGAAATTAGTTGTCTAAATATCTTTAATGAAACTATatgacttataaaattttgacgtTATTATCGTAACTAcgaaagaaaatgaaaagattaaattccgatataagtaaaaaatcaaCCCTATTGTTGTTGACACTGAGGTAGAAGAATAAGTACTCTTAAAGAATCAAAGTTTAGCTCAGATCTCAATGGTTATAATGTTCTATCACAGAAACTAATTAATCCTGAATATCGCGATGTGTGAAATGATGTTAGAGTTAGAAATGCATACAATTACCATCATATTGACTGAAAGGGTCCGTCCCAATGACCGCCCTGGGCTCTGGTCTTATTTGATGAACGGCCAATGACCTGCCCTCTGCTGGcacaaaagtaaatttaaccAGTGCAATGACACGGGGCGTCGCCGTGGCTAGAGGCTGAAAAGTTggggaaataaaataaaatcgttttttttttaacaatttttcaatatcTATTCTCACGGTGTTTCgattaaaagaatttaggAATATTTTGACATATACGTTTCATATCTGGAGAATGGAATAGATAAGAACGTCACATCACATTTTGTCTTCACAGTTACCCAAAGTGAAAAGATTAGGCAAAGGATAAGGACCGCCAAATGCccttatttttgaaaatgtcGTTTTGTCGAACGAAAAGTTTATgacttattttaagaaatgtaCTATCTACCACTACTATATAGATGATTATATTCATCTTCATGTAGATGGACGTACATAAGAACCGAAGTCAGtaaaacttaaacaaaataGAGCCTCATCTGTGTTCAAACATCCCATCTCCCACGTATGTAATAAGTACACGCATTGCTTCTAGTCTGAAATTTCTTGTGAAATGTCTGAAGGGCAGACGGCGGCGAACCATgcacaaacaaattatttataagacAGAAACTTACAAGCGTTACGAGAGCGAAGCTTGGTTAGGGTAAGGCTAAGTCTTTTAAGACTACGAATGTTTGCagctttgattattttaaggGTACGTTGTTGGACTTGCTTTTGTCGAAATACTCGTTAAAGCACGGATTTGAGGACAGCATTTAGTCACAAATGCATATATtagtatgttaaaaataactttgctgttattttaaaagataactaacataaaatgaaatactcgtgtcattatattttatattttaattggtaAAGATATAAACCTGTACAAGTCAAGTTCATTCGGGAAATGATAAAACGAGACTACTGATgctgataaattttataaggtCAGTCAACTCAAGCAGcgaaataaattgataaagtaCTGTTCGCCTGCAACTAATTTCGAGGGGTAACATCTGATGTGTCTTTAGTTTTGTGCTGCAGTCTCGGCACAATAGCATCGCGCTAAGCTGTCGCTCCTTTGTTAACTTACCGCATCCCCACATATtactttttgttacaaaattgaGTTGTGGCGTCGTCGGAGACAGATACAAGTTGCTTCTTGAGAACAATGATACTCATGCTATCTTGAAGgctataaaaatcaaaaatatttgagaatttaaattttgaaaaggaAAATCCTTGGAGACAAGTCTTTTTCACGTGGTTAAACTCTCATTTCAGTAACAAGTCCAATCTAACATTCAAtcaatcattaaaataaaaaaatgcgtGCCTGTAAATTggaattaaaagattttattattccgatttctatgattGCAAGCAACGTTTCTTTAAATTCTCTTTCAGTTTGTTTGTGAATATCTCGGTCcataaaaatcaaacaaaaaagacaATGCAATAGTTTTCAAAAGATGCAAATACGGCTTGTTCCAATCGAAAACGTGCTCTATCGTCAGATTTGATCTGCAACGGTTATCTACCGGTACGGCTCAGCCAACCTAAACCGTGTTGCATTTTTTGTCACTAGATACGAtttgaacaacttttgaaCGTGCATCTGGATATCCGAATTAAAATTGGAACGTGAGTTctggattttaaattttcgtcTGATTGAGTTCAAGAAATCCAATGAAATTTTATCTACTCATGTTATACTCatgctaattttaattattatgctTGAAACATAGTATTTCGATTTTGGATCTATTGTTCCTCGAAGATAATATAGggttatttaagtttttgttgATGCTGTTAGAGTATCTTCTCTATACTAACCACAatcattaatttagtttttagcAGAACATCGATGTGggttaaattttttaagctgtagaatttatttatttattaggagTCCAGGGTatccaagtttttttttgttactgaAAGTAGGTAAGCTAGAAAGTTGTACTCCGGTCAGTTGATTGCACTCCAACATCAGTCCGCAATCCAACAACTTcaacttaataaaaactttctgGCTGAAATCTGCAGCCATCGAATGCGCGGCTACCTCATCAATACTGAACTTTAACTTCGCTAACTGAAAAGATTTTGATTCAATCCTTAAGTTTTGTTAATCatttgattttttcctttatttcagtatttttttttaaaaagctaAAATCTAAGTGGGTTATAAAGGAGAGACCTTTATAACCCACTTTGCATAAAGCACTTATTGTTTATGctgcatttatacatataatcacgtctttatcccttgcggagtagacagagccaacagtgttgaaatgactgaaaggctaacttcatctgtttggcttaatgatagaattgagattcaaatagtgaaaaattgctagcccatcgcctaaaagaagtatcccaaggtaataaacctatccctcTGTCGTTAGgatatccatggggaagagatggagtagtcctgcTATGTTTCacataagtttataagcattttcCTTAGTCGCAGTTTAAGCTATAGATGACAATGTAAAACTTTTAGAgcaaaattgaataatatattacTGGCTTTCAGTTCCAACGTAGCTTTCCAAATGTTCAACATCAAAATGAATGAGAGGAAACGGAAAAGCAGAAAAATACAGTGAAAAGCTCGTCAGGCAGGTGGTCGACGTGGAGCCGTTTATTTATCTGcagtgaaatgaaaaattgaaGCGAGCGCTGTAGAGCCCGGCTCGCGCTTGGCCACCCTATCCCCACAGAATTAAAGCGAGTGTAAACGTagcaataaagttattttatatgtcGGGATCGagttttataatacttacctCTGGTTGAAGTACATATTTaagctttaaagctctatttACGATTAGATGAATCAACATCTTAAAACATTTGAATTTTCTGAGATCTAAAATGTAATTAGCAAGGTTACGCCACCTGGataattacaatattacatttgtaaatttctttgtttCGTGATTAATTCTGTGGGTATCAATATCAATTTTGTTATAGGTACGTAGCTGAACAACCACAAAAGCTCCAACGGCCTAACAATTTGCAGGTCTTTCTCGTCTGAATAACACCACAGTTTATCCTGATAATGCATGTTTCTTGTAGCAGGTGACGCTTCTCACGGAATGCCAGTATTAAAGCCTCGTCGAGGGTTCCCCTAACcatgttaaatattaatttgaggCCAGACTGCGTACGAACagatagtaaaaatataacagaaaGACAGATTTCTTACAAAGATTATCTATATCTAAAATATGCtgcaatttttatgtttttatgttaaaaaaaacactaaaagTGATCTAGAACGGATTTTTTAAGAAGGGAGAAACGAATTCCTCATGCTCATAGTACTGGTAACATCCTCACTTCTTTGTAGAGGTGCCCGAATAGCGCctttcataaattataatgataagtaaaaaagtttaatataatgtaACTTCTGTTTCCTCTTTATAAGTGGAGCAGCTTCGATTTCATATGCATTTAGTTTGATCCTAATGAACTTTTAGTTATTGTGGAGCCCTCACGTGGCTATCAAtctaataagaaaattaataatcttgTAAGCAAAAATACCATTCAGCTTTTGATGATCGTGATTTTTCTCGTCTGTTTCATATTAACGTGCTTGTTTTTATAGTAGACAATGAAaagtaaatgtataaaaatctatctctttttaatgttttgtaaataaaaaaagtgtttttctacatatgtatgtgcacACATCCGAATGAAATGATATATGCGAAAAAGTTCCAATAGGCCACGTGTAATACGAATCATAGGGCTGTCtgtataaaaagtaaagtcgcgtctgtccctatgtatgtatgtttagatatttaaaactacacaactgATTTTAAtgccttttttaaatatatagagTGATCCAAGAGAAAAGTAcacatgtataaatattaccCGTGccaagccggggcgggtcgccagtatacatatacaataaatcctactaatattataaagtttgtgagtatgtcaggttgtcagtatggatgtttgttactctttcacgcaaaaactactgaaccgattacgatgagatttggtatgtaggtagctctttatcccggagttcccgggGGATTGATTGGGTTTCCATGTggacgaagccgcgggcggcctctagtaattaatattttgaacttTTGAGTAGGTGGACTAGTAAAGTAGCTTTATTTCCATGCAGGTTTAGtaaaaaccaaaaacaaaaattcatttaaaaaacaggTTATGATTTGCTATCCTCTAGGTATTTCAAACTCATTTTAGTTACAAACATAGCTTGATTAGAATGTCAGCACGATAATTATAGGACTGTGATGTAGGAGCGACAAAGATAGAACATGAGAGTATAACTAAATATCAGAAAATTAAGCATAACATGTGTAAAATTTTGATGactaagataaaataaataaagttgtttgattatgttactttaaaataatataaaggtaGCAAATAAACCTGTGCTATTCTTACTGATCAGCAGTTTATACCAACCCTAGAAGACTATCTGAGTCAGGTCAAACAGTGTTCGCTCTTTGTTCCAGCTCCAACAATCCGCTGCAGTTATGATCTTTATCTTTATACAGGCTAGTTTTAATCCTTGATTGATCTCTTGCTGAGTGTTGGTAACACTGAAAACTTCCAATGTTAGTTGATAAAGTTTAAGAGGAGTTTGATTGAGATTGAAATGCATACACAGCTTTTCCGAGCTCCTTATGTGCattttaaggaaaataattgttattacaTTCGGAAATTGGGTAAgtgtttattctttttctggTTGTTCTTTACCTCTGATAACCTGTAAGTTCTGTGGGCCTCTTAGTTAATTCTGTTTATCATTTCttcgtgttcccggttgcaccctccacaaaAATGTTTCGGCGACCGGGTCTGCCCGAACGGCCTCTAAGTTAACTCTTCTATTTACCAGGTAGAAATTTTCCAGGCGTAGGTATctaaatattagtattttttatttacttgtaaATTCCGTAATTCATCAATACTTTCGCTATTATTTGTGAAGATATGTATGATATACGTGAAAACTTGTATACCTGTATAAACTATAtgaacataaatatgtatctaGTATTTTCTAGTAGCGTCATACGCAAAGCCGAGTCGCCAGCGAAGCGatggttaaaatatattagtacATAACATACACACATCAGTTTTATTGTAGTcgaaattataacaaaactttatacttaataatacATGCAATATGATGgacgttttaataaattactgaaTGTAATggaatttcttattttttcctttttatttacttacaaatagAGAAAGTGACGGGCTCATCTATCAACGTACAGAAAAACCATTCGAGGTCGAAACGGCGGCGGCTGCTGTCGTGGGGTAGTGATTACATTCTCTTTGGTCGTGGGTAAAAGGTAGTACTCCacaagatatatttatttctgaaaattttacaacataaatgtttttattacgaATCATTTTCTTTGATGTTATTACGCAACCCTTTcgagtaataaaatattctcgACGGAAAAGAATACATATCATTTTGTTAATATACTATAAACTGAATGTAAACTCGTCCATTTACCTGTTTTAAGGTGAAATATATTGAcccatgaaaaaaaatatttttaccaccTAAAGGTTTAACAGATTACTCAATACaaaaactgtaaataaaaacaaaaatagtctGAGATTCCTATAACATATGGTCTTTTACCAAAGAAAAATGTAGATACGGTTTTCAAAAGTGCTaactatcattat harbors:
- the LOC106135420 gene encoding GILT-like protein 2 translates to MIGIPTFVYSSLLVSFMCNFNQATAANYGWFTILRMEEKPISPQDIYFMKNKNDERTETVDLQLYYETLCPYCIQLESTQFKNVVNTLSPYLNIKTYPYGNAQTIETNGSIEFKCQHGPKECYGNKLHACSLKHITNHTDALNFNICMMETNDKTRGSDDAAVLKCADEMNIDKSQILQCAKGKEGGQLLKYYGEESHKANFNYVPYVLINGVEWLQNGTLMQDVCAAFKDPPEVCNQ